A single window of Methylocella tundrae DNA harbors:
- a CDS encoding GcrA family cell cycle regulator, whose product MSWTDERIELLQKLWLQGMSASKIASELANGLTRNAVIGKVYRLGLSGRTKADAPPATQQASKPPVRPHAGRPAPHPAQSRGGPTQGGHGHGVSGHLAQAQISPNTSFIRGNTALAVQPVAFATPAPAPNRDVVVPIAEPVTMLELRESMCRWPIGDPTQADFRFCGARKTPGEGPYCGCHAAIAYQPQQDRRRQRPQKSS is encoded by the coding sequence ATGTCCTGGACCGATGAACGCATCGAGTTGCTGCAAAAGCTCTGGCTCCAAGGCATGAGCGCCAGCAAGATCGCGAGCGAACTCGCAAATGGACTGACCCGCAACGCCGTCATCGGCAAGGTGTACCGGCTCGGGCTTTCGGGCCGGACCAAGGCTGACGCCCCGCCCGCCACGCAACAGGCGTCGAAACCGCCCGTGCGCCCGCACGCCGGCCGGCCGGCGCCGCATCCGGCGCAAAGCCGGGGCGGGCCAACGCAGGGCGGCCACGGACACGGCGTTTCAGGCCATCTCGCGCAGGCCCAGATCTCGCCGAACACAAGCTTCATTCGCGGCAATACGGCCTTGGCCGTTCAGCCCGTGGCTTTTGCAACGCCGGCGCCCGCGCCAAACCGCGACGTCGTCGTTCCGATCGCTGAGCCGGTAACGATGCTGGAATTGCGCGAGTCCATGTGCAGGTGGCCGATCGGCGATCCGACACAGGCGGACTTTCGCTTTTGCGGCGCGCGCAAGACGCCGGGCGAAGGCCCCTATTGCGGATGCCACGCCGCTATCGCCTATCAGCCGCAGCAGGATCGACGCCGCCAGCGCCCGCAGAAGTCAAGCTGA